Proteins encoded by one window of Lycium barbarum isolate Lr01 chromosome 11, ASM1917538v2, whole genome shotgun sequence:
- the LOC132619009 gene encoding uncharacterized protein LOC132619009 isoform X1, with the protein MGNDLQAAKEKIDSQDRDLSRVRAENRKLESQVSNLNYELSTVRAEKGNLESQISNLNDELSSVRAEERNLESQNLKLKDELSFTKEKLEETAKKFEGLELDHKKLKKQSAEAEKRCNTELKALQEALQAHELNSKEHVKVKVAFDRLSLEFESSKKKMGELEKELLTSASEARKFEELHKQSSSLAESETKRALDFEKKLASKETRIDELSQELGRRKASESQFKDDISALELLLSSSKEDLRAKLSELEDTKLKLQKEVGLKEDIEAKLKSLEELYRESAYAVTTANQKNVELEDMLKIANTAIEEAKSQFKEMENRCAAAEERNVELEQQIILAELKSNDTKRELEEFSGKVSELNATLQKTLEARKRWESLRRLQEYEEKIAHFDSELVKSTGRNSELEAELKSVADKCAEHEGRANTTHQRNRELEDLMLVSQSKVEETSKKVSNLELLLETEKCRIQELEEQISTLEKKCVAAEAESKKHSDRVSELEAEVETFQTKSSSLEVALAETKEKEKELSQCLNSVTEEKSNLEDVYRNSIEKLDETENLLEVLRNELSATQQKLESIENNLNAAGLRESEVMVKLKSAEEQLEQQGNVLKQATARSIELESLYDTLKRDSELKLEEATGKFVSGDSEAQTLNEKLKALEDQLKSYEGQIGKPAERFSAVKEELDQVLVKLASSETVNKDPKEKILEAEDKAASVLSENQQLMDTNMLLKNKVSDLEELLNSAYAEKEASVQQLVSHMNTITELSDQHSRASELQSATEARISETEAKLQEAIQKFTNKESEGKELMAKLHSLETLVKTYEEQAHETATLAESQKMELEQSRKNLTGLEGIVEELKGKCTELKKEKEELTQENSQLKGEVASVGSKLNDLEAKVSAVSAEKNEAVEELKSSNQVIDNLKEQLSSEGQKLQLQLSSIKEENNLLNETHQASKKELQSVIAHLEEQLKEIKSSEDSLKSQLEVFQAEIHQKSELQSRIKELEDHLASAEAQVKKEKEAMSNKGMEQQVTLKSLSEELQAKSNEVLVLQNQVKELEEKLQQADAIKQKDIGGSSSDRKDDVEVKSRDIDIGQMLSTPTKTKSKKKSEVSSTQPSSSESQVQHVEGPAAIPLKFILGVALVCVILGIILGVREYFAHM; encoded by the exons GTCGACGGTCCGAGCAGAAAAAGGAAACCTTGAATCTCAAATATCGAATTTAAACGATGAATTGTCGAGTGTCCGCGCAGAAGAAAGAAACCTTGAATCTCAAAATCTGAAGTTAAAAGATGAATTGTCTTTCACAAAAGAGAAGTTGGAGGAAACTGCAAAGAAATTTGAAGGGCTTGAACTTGATCACAAGAAATTGAAAAAGCAGAGTGCCGAAGCAGAAAAGAGATGTAACACTGAGCTTAAAGCATTGCAAGAGGCATTGCAAGCTCACGAATTGAACAGCAAAGAGCATGTTAAGGTTAAGGTGGCATTTGACAGACTTAGCCTCGAGTTTGAAAGCTCAAAGAAAAAGATGGGAGAGCTTGAGAAAGAGCTGCTGACTTCTGCGAGTGAGGCCCGCAAGTTTGAGGAGTTGCACAAACAAAGTAGCTCACTTGCAGAATCAGAGACAAAGAGGGCCTTGGATTTTGAGAAGAAACTTGCATCAAAAGAAACTCGTATAGATGAATTAAGCCAAGAGCTGGGCAGGAGAAAAGCTTCTGAATCTCAGTTCAAGGATGATATTTCGGCTCTTGAGCTTCTATTATCATCCAgtaaagaagatcttcgggctaAGTTATCTGAGTTGGAAGACACAAAGTTGAAGCTTCAGAAGGAAGTAGGTTTAAAGGAAGATATTGAAGCTAAACTGAAATCATTGGAAGAGCTTTACCGTGAATCTGCATATGCCGTAACTACAGCTAACCAGAAAAATGTTGAGCTTGAGGACATGCTAAAAATCGCCAATACtgctatagaagaagcaaaatCGCAGTTTAAAGAAATGGAAAATCGCTGTGCTGCAGCTGAAGAAAGGAATGTGGAGTTAGAACAGCAAATAATTCTGGCGGAACTGAAAAGCAATGATACGAAGAGGGAACTAGAGGAGTTCTCGGGGAAAGTTTCTGAACTAAATGCCACCCTTCAGAAGACCCTGGAAGCAAGAAAAAGATGGGAGAGCTTGAGAAGATTGCAGGAGTACGAGGAGAAGATAGCTCATTTTGATTCTGAGTTGGTCAAATCAACTGGTCGTAATTCAGAACTTGAAGCGGAGCTTAAAAGTGTTGCTGACAAGTGTGCTGAGCATGAAGGTCGGGCCAACACCACCCATCAACGCAACCGTGAATTAGAGGACTTGATGCTGGTATCACAGTCAAAAGTAGAGGAAACGAGCAAAAAGGTGAGTAATTTGGAGCTATTGCTCGAAACAGAGAAATGTAGAATTCAGGAGCTTGAAGAACAAATAAGCACATTAGAGAAGAAATGTGTGGCGGCAGAAGCAGAATCAAAGAAGCACTCTGACAGGGTATCTGAGCTTGAAGCAGAAGTAGAGACATTCCAAACAAAATCATCAAGCCTTGAGGTTGCGTTGGCGGAGAccaaggagaaggagaaggaatTGAGTCAATGCCTGAACAGTGTGACAGAGGAGAAGAGTAACTTAGAGGATGTGTACAGGAATTCAATTGAAAAACTAGATGAAACAGAAAACTTGCTTGAGGTCCTGCGTAATGAATTGAGTGCCACACAACAGAAACTGGAAAGTATTGAGAACAATCTTAATGCTGCTGGATTGAGAGAGAGTGAGGTGATGGTGAAGCTCAAATCAGCAGAAGAGCAGCTAGAGCAACAAGGAAATGTTTTGAAGCAAGCAACAGCTCGAAGCATAGAGCTTGAGTCATTGTATGACACTCTGAAAAGGGATTCCGAGCTCAAACTCGAAGAAGCAACTGGCAAATTTGTTAGCGGAGATTCAGAGGCACAAACATTGAATGAGAAACTGAAGGCTCTTGAAGATCAGCTAAAGAGTTACGAGGGGCAGATTGGTAAACCTGCGGAAAGGTTTTCAGCTGTTAAGGAAGAACTGGATCAGGTGTTGGTGAAGCTGGCTTCATCTGAAACTGTCAATAAGGACCCGAAAGAGAAAATATTGGAGGCAGAAGATAAAGCTGCAAGCGTTTTATCTGAAAACCAACAATTGATGGACACAAATATGCTTCTAAAGAACAAGGTAAGTGATCTTGAAGAACTGTTAAACTCAGCCTATGCAGAAAAGGAGGCCAGTGTTCAACAACTAGTTTCTCATATGAACACTATCACAGAACTGTCAGATCAGCATTCCAGAGCCTCTGAACTTCAATCAGCAACTGAAGCCCGCATATCAGAAACGGAGGCAAAGCTGCAGGAAGCCATTCAAAAGTTCACCAACAAAGAGTCTGAAGGTAAAGAGTTAATGGCTAAGCTACACTCTCTTGAAACTCTGGTGAAAACATATGAAGAGCAGGCTCATGAAACTGCTACTCTGGCTGAAAGTCAAAAAATGGAACTAGAGCAAAGCCGTAAGAATTTGACTGGGCTTGAAGGCATTGTTGAAGAGCTGAAAGGGAAGTGTACCGAActtaaaaaagagaaagaagaactAACTCAAGAGAACTCGCAGCTAAAGGGAGAAGTGGCCTCAGTTGGGTCTAAACTCAATGATTTAGAAGCCAAAGTGTCAGCTGTGTCTGCCGAGAAGAATGAAGCAGTTGAAGAGCTTAAATCCTCAAACCAGGTTATAGACAACTTAAAAGAACAGCTTAGTTCTGAAGGACAGAAGTTACAACTTCAG TTATCATCCATTAAGGAGGAAAATAACTTGCTCAATGAAACGCATCAAGCCTCTAAAAAGGAACTGCAAAGTGTCATAGCACATCTTGAAGAACAGTTGAAAGAAATCAAGTCAAGTGAAGATTCTCTGAAGAGTCAATTAGAAGTTTTCCAGGCTGAGATTCATCAGAAGTCTGAATTGCAAAGCCGCATCAAGGAGCTTGAAGATCACTTAGCTAGTGCTGAGGCTCAAGTGAAAAAAGAG AAAGAGGCTATGTCCAATAAGGGGATGGAGCAGCAGGTAACTTTGAAGAGTTTATCAGAGGAGCTGCAAGCCAAAAGCAATGAAGTACTAGTTCTACAAAACCAAGTCAAGGAACTTGAGGAGAAATTGCAGCAGGCTGATGCTATCAAGCAGAAG GATATTGGTGGCAGTAGTAGTGATCGAAAGGATGACGTAGAGGTGAAATCTAGGGACATAGACATTGGACAAATGCTCTCTACTCCAACGAAGACAAAGAGCAAGAAGAAGTCAGAAGTCTCTTCAACTCAACCATCCTCCAGTGAATCACAAGTTCAACACGTCGAAGGTCCTGCTGCCATTCCCCTGAAATTTATTTTGGGGGTTGCTCTAGTTTGTGTGATCTTGGGAATAATTCTTGGTGTGAGGGAATATTTTGCACATATGTAG
- the LOC132619009 gene encoding uncharacterized protein LOC132619009 isoform X3 — MGNDLQAAKEKIDSQDRDLSRVRAENRKLESQVSNLNYELSTVRAEKGNLESQISNLNDELSSVRAEERNLESQNLKLKDELSFTKEKLEETAKKFEGLELDHKKLKKQSAEAEKRCNTELKALQEALQAHELNSKEHVKVKVAFDRLSLEFESSKKKMGELEKELLTSASEARKFEELHKQSSSLAESETKRALDFEKKLASKETRIDELSQELGRRKASESQFKDDISALELLLSSSKEDLRAKLSELEDTKLKLQKEVGLKEDIEAKLKSLEELYRESAYAVTTANQKNVELEDMLKIANTAIEEAKSQFKEMENRCAAAEERNVELEQQIILAELKSNDTKRELEEFSGKVSELNATLQKTLEARKRWESLRRLQEYEEKIAHFDSELVKSTGRNSELEAELKSVADKCAEHEGRANTTHQRNRELEDLMLVSQSKVEETSKKVSNLELLLETEKCRIQELEEQISTLEKKCVAAEAESKKHSDRVSELEAEVETFQTKSSSLEVALAETKEKEKELSQCLNSVTEEKSNLEDVYRNSIEKLDETENLLEVLRNELSATQQKLESIENNLNAAGLRESEVMVKLKSAEEQLEQQGNVLKQATARSIELESLYDTLKRDSELKLEEATGKFVSGDSEAQTLNEKLKALEDQLKSYEGQIGKPAERFSAVKEELDQVLVKLASSETVNKDPKEKILEAEDKAASVLSENQQLMDTNMLLKNKVSDLEELLNSAYAEKEASVQQLVSHMNTITELSDQHSRASELQSATEARISETEAKLQEAIQKFTNKESEGKELMAKLHSLETLVKTYEEQAHETATLAESQKMELEQSRKNLTGLEGIVEELKGKCTELKKEKEELTQENSQLKGEVASVGSKLNDLEAKVSAVSAEKNEAVEELKSSNQVIDNLKEQLSSEGQKLQLQDIGGSSSDRKDDVEVKSRDIDIGQMLSTPTKTKSKKKSEVSSTQPSSSESQVQHVEGPAAIPLKFILGVALVCVILGIILGVREYFAHM; from the exons GTCGACGGTCCGAGCAGAAAAAGGAAACCTTGAATCTCAAATATCGAATTTAAACGATGAATTGTCGAGTGTCCGCGCAGAAGAAAGAAACCTTGAATCTCAAAATCTGAAGTTAAAAGATGAATTGTCTTTCACAAAAGAGAAGTTGGAGGAAACTGCAAAGAAATTTGAAGGGCTTGAACTTGATCACAAGAAATTGAAAAAGCAGAGTGCCGAAGCAGAAAAGAGATGTAACACTGAGCTTAAAGCATTGCAAGAGGCATTGCAAGCTCACGAATTGAACAGCAAAGAGCATGTTAAGGTTAAGGTGGCATTTGACAGACTTAGCCTCGAGTTTGAAAGCTCAAAGAAAAAGATGGGAGAGCTTGAGAAAGAGCTGCTGACTTCTGCGAGTGAGGCCCGCAAGTTTGAGGAGTTGCACAAACAAAGTAGCTCACTTGCAGAATCAGAGACAAAGAGGGCCTTGGATTTTGAGAAGAAACTTGCATCAAAAGAAACTCGTATAGATGAATTAAGCCAAGAGCTGGGCAGGAGAAAAGCTTCTGAATCTCAGTTCAAGGATGATATTTCGGCTCTTGAGCTTCTATTATCATCCAgtaaagaagatcttcgggctaAGTTATCTGAGTTGGAAGACACAAAGTTGAAGCTTCAGAAGGAAGTAGGTTTAAAGGAAGATATTGAAGCTAAACTGAAATCATTGGAAGAGCTTTACCGTGAATCTGCATATGCCGTAACTACAGCTAACCAGAAAAATGTTGAGCTTGAGGACATGCTAAAAATCGCCAATACtgctatagaagaagcaaaatCGCAGTTTAAAGAAATGGAAAATCGCTGTGCTGCAGCTGAAGAAAGGAATGTGGAGTTAGAACAGCAAATAATTCTGGCGGAACTGAAAAGCAATGATACGAAGAGGGAACTAGAGGAGTTCTCGGGGAAAGTTTCTGAACTAAATGCCACCCTTCAGAAGACCCTGGAAGCAAGAAAAAGATGGGAGAGCTTGAGAAGATTGCAGGAGTACGAGGAGAAGATAGCTCATTTTGATTCTGAGTTGGTCAAATCAACTGGTCGTAATTCAGAACTTGAAGCGGAGCTTAAAAGTGTTGCTGACAAGTGTGCTGAGCATGAAGGTCGGGCCAACACCACCCATCAACGCAACCGTGAATTAGAGGACTTGATGCTGGTATCACAGTCAAAAGTAGAGGAAACGAGCAAAAAGGTGAGTAATTTGGAGCTATTGCTCGAAACAGAGAAATGTAGAATTCAGGAGCTTGAAGAACAAATAAGCACATTAGAGAAGAAATGTGTGGCGGCAGAAGCAGAATCAAAGAAGCACTCTGACAGGGTATCTGAGCTTGAAGCAGAAGTAGAGACATTCCAAACAAAATCATCAAGCCTTGAGGTTGCGTTGGCGGAGAccaaggagaaggagaaggaatTGAGTCAATGCCTGAACAGTGTGACAGAGGAGAAGAGTAACTTAGAGGATGTGTACAGGAATTCAATTGAAAAACTAGATGAAACAGAAAACTTGCTTGAGGTCCTGCGTAATGAATTGAGTGCCACACAACAGAAACTGGAAAGTATTGAGAACAATCTTAATGCTGCTGGATTGAGAGAGAGTGAGGTGATGGTGAAGCTCAAATCAGCAGAAGAGCAGCTAGAGCAACAAGGAAATGTTTTGAAGCAAGCAACAGCTCGAAGCATAGAGCTTGAGTCATTGTATGACACTCTGAAAAGGGATTCCGAGCTCAAACTCGAAGAAGCAACTGGCAAATTTGTTAGCGGAGATTCAGAGGCACAAACATTGAATGAGAAACTGAAGGCTCTTGAAGATCAGCTAAAGAGTTACGAGGGGCAGATTGGTAAACCTGCGGAAAGGTTTTCAGCTGTTAAGGAAGAACTGGATCAGGTGTTGGTGAAGCTGGCTTCATCTGAAACTGTCAATAAGGACCCGAAAGAGAAAATATTGGAGGCAGAAGATAAAGCTGCAAGCGTTTTATCTGAAAACCAACAATTGATGGACACAAATATGCTTCTAAAGAACAAGGTAAGTGATCTTGAAGAACTGTTAAACTCAGCCTATGCAGAAAAGGAGGCCAGTGTTCAACAACTAGTTTCTCATATGAACACTATCACAGAACTGTCAGATCAGCATTCCAGAGCCTCTGAACTTCAATCAGCAACTGAAGCCCGCATATCAGAAACGGAGGCAAAGCTGCAGGAAGCCATTCAAAAGTTCACCAACAAAGAGTCTGAAGGTAAAGAGTTAATGGCTAAGCTACACTCTCTTGAAACTCTGGTGAAAACATATGAAGAGCAGGCTCATGAAACTGCTACTCTGGCTGAAAGTCAAAAAATGGAACTAGAGCAAAGCCGTAAGAATTTGACTGGGCTTGAAGGCATTGTTGAAGAGCTGAAAGGGAAGTGTACCGAActtaaaaaagagaaagaagaactAACTCAAGAGAACTCGCAGCTAAAGGGAGAAGTGGCCTCAGTTGGGTCTAAACTCAATGATTTAGAAGCCAAAGTGTCAGCTGTGTCTGCCGAGAAGAATGAAGCAGTTGAAGAGCTTAAATCCTCAAACCAGGTTATAGACAACTTAAAAGAACAGCTTAGTTCTGAAGGACAGAAGTTACAACTTCAG GATATTGGTGGCAGTAGTAGTGATCGAAAGGATGACGTAGAGGTGAAATCTAGGGACATAGACATTGGACAAATGCTCTCTACTCCAACGAAGACAAAGAGCAAGAAGAAGTCAGAAGTCTCTTCAACTCAACCATCCTCCAGTGAATCACAAGTTCAACACGTCGAAGGTCCTGCTGCCATTCCCCTGAAATTTATTTTGGGGGTTGCTCTAGTTTGTGTGATCTTGGGAATAATTCTTGGTGTGAGGGAATATTTTGCACATATGTAG
- the LOC132619009 gene encoding uncharacterized protein LOC132619009 isoform X2 produces MGNDLQAAKEKIDSQDRDLSRVRAENRKLESQVSNLNYELSTVRAEKGNLESQISNLNDELSSVRAEERNLESQNLKLKDELSFTKEKLEETAKKFEGLELDHKKLKKQSAEAEKRCNTELKALQEALQAHELNSKEHVKVKVAFDRLSLEFESSKKKMGELEKELLTSASEARKFEELHKQSSSLAESETKRALDFEKKLASKETRIDELSQELGRRKASESQFKDDISALELLLSSSKEDLRAKLSELEDTKLKLQKEVGLKEDIEAKLKSLEELYRESAYAVTTANQKNVELEDMLKIANTAIEEAKSQFKEMENRCAAAEERNVELEQQIILAELKSNDTKRELEEFSGKVSELNATLQKTLEARKRWESLRRLQEYEEKIAHFDSELVKSTGRNSELEAELKSVADKCAEHEGRANTTHQRNRELEDLMLVSQSKVEETSKKVSNLELLLETEKCRIQELEEQISTLEKKCVAAEAESKKHSDRVSELEAEVETFQTKSSSLEVALAETKEKEKELSQCLNSVTEEKSNLEDVYRNSIEKLDETENLLEVLRNELSATQQKLESIENNLNAAGLRESEVMVKLKSAEEQLEQQGNVLKQATARSIELESLYDTLKRDSELKLEEATGKFVSGDSEAQTLNEKLKALEDQLKSYEGQIGKPAERFSAVKEELDQVLVKLASSETVNKDPKEKILEAEDKAASVLSENQQLMDTNMLLKNKVSDLEELLNSAYAEKEASVQQLVSHMNTITELSDQHSRASELQSATEARISETEAKLQEAIQKFTNKESEGKELMAKLHSLETLVKTYEEQAHETATLAESQKMELEQSRKNLTGLEGIVEELKGKCTELKKEKEELTQENSQLKGEVASVGSKLNDLEAKVSAVSAEKNEAVEELKSSNQVIDNLKEQLSSEGQKLQLQEENNLLNETHQASKKELQSVIAHLEEQLKEIKSSEDSLKSQLEVFQAEIHQKSELQSRIKELEDHLASAEAQVKKEKEAMSNKGMEQQVTLKSLSEELQAKSNEVLVLQNQVKELEEKLQQADAIKQKDIGGSSSDRKDDVEVKSRDIDIGQMLSTPTKTKSKKKSEVSSTQPSSSESQVQHVEGPAAIPLKFILGVALVCVILGIILGVREYFAHM; encoded by the exons GTCGACGGTCCGAGCAGAAAAAGGAAACCTTGAATCTCAAATATCGAATTTAAACGATGAATTGTCGAGTGTCCGCGCAGAAGAAAGAAACCTTGAATCTCAAAATCTGAAGTTAAAAGATGAATTGTCTTTCACAAAAGAGAAGTTGGAGGAAACTGCAAAGAAATTTGAAGGGCTTGAACTTGATCACAAGAAATTGAAAAAGCAGAGTGCCGAAGCAGAAAAGAGATGTAACACTGAGCTTAAAGCATTGCAAGAGGCATTGCAAGCTCACGAATTGAACAGCAAAGAGCATGTTAAGGTTAAGGTGGCATTTGACAGACTTAGCCTCGAGTTTGAAAGCTCAAAGAAAAAGATGGGAGAGCTTGAGAAAGAGCTGCTGACTTCTGCGAGTGAGGCCCGCAAGTTTGAGGAGTTGCACAAACAAAGTAGCTCACTTGCAGAATCAGAGACAAAGAGGGCCTTGGATTTTGAGAAGAAACTTGCATCAAAAGAAACTCGTATAGATGAATTAAGCCAAGAGCTGGGCAGGAGAAAAGCTTCTGAATCTCAGTTCAAGGATGATATTTCGGCTCTTGAGCTTCTATTATCATCCAgtaaagaagatcttcgggctaAGTTATCTGAGTTGGAAGACACAAAGTTGAAGCTTCAGAAGGAAGTAGGTTTAAAGGAAGATATTGAAGCTAAACTGAAATCATTGGAAGAGCTTTACCGTGAATCTGCATATGCCGTAACTACAGCTAACCAGAAAAATGTTGAGCTTGAGGACATGCTAAAAATCGCCAATACtgctatagaagaagcaaaatCGCAGTTTAAAGAAATGGAAAATCGCTGTGCTGCAGCTGAAGAAAGGAATGTGGAGTTAGAACAGCAAATAATTCTGGCGGAACTGAAAAGCAATGATACGAAGAGGGAACTAGAGGAGTTCTCGGGGAAAGTTTCTGAACTAAATGCCACCCTTCAGAAGACCCTGGAAGCAAGAAAAAGATGGGAGAGCTTGAGAAGATTGCAGGAGTACGAGGAGAAGATAGCTCATTTTGATTCTGAGTTGGTCAAATCAACTGGTCGTAATTCAGAACTTGAAGCGGAGCTTAAAAGTGTTGCTGACAAGTGTGCTGAGCATGAAGGTCGGGCCAACACCACCCATCAACGCAACCGTGAATTAGAGGACTTGATGCTGGTATCACAGTCAAAAGTAGAGGAAACGAGCAAAAAGGTGAGTAATTTGGAGCTATTGCTCGAAACAGAGAAATGTAGAATTCAGGAGCTTGAAGAACAAATAAGCACATTAGAGAAGAAATGTGTGGCGGCAGAAGCAGAATCAAAGAAGCACTCTGACAGGGTATCTGAGCTTGAAGCAGAAGTAGAGACATTCCAAACAAAATCATCAAGCCTTGAGGTTGCGTTGGCGGAGAccaaggagaaggagaaggaatTGAGTCAATGCCTGAACAGTGTGACAGAGGAGAAGAGTAACTTAGAGGATGTGTACAGGAATTCAATTGAAAAACTAGATGAAACAGAAAACTTGCTTGAGGTCCTGCGTAATGAATTGAGTGCCACACAACAGAAACTGGAAAGTATTGAGAACAATCTTAATGCTGCTGGATTGAGAGAGAGTGAGGTGATGGTGAAGCTCAAATCAGCAGAAGAGCAGCTAGAGCAACAAGGAAATGTTTTGAAGCAAGCAACAGCTCGAAGCATAGAGCTTGAGTCATTGTATGACACTCTGAAAAGGGATTCCGAGCTCAAACTCGAAGAAGCAACTGGCAAATTTGTTAGCGGAGATTCAGAGGCACAAACATTGAATGAGAAACTGAAGGCTCTTGAAGATCAGCTAAAGAGTTACGAGGGGCAGATTGGTAAACCTGCGGAAAGGTTTTCAGCTGTTAAGGAAGAACTGGATCAGGTGTTGGTGAAGCTGGCTTCATCTGAAACTGTCAATAAGGACCCGAAAGAGAAAATATTGGAGGCAGAAGATAAAGCTGCAAGCGTTTTATCTGAAAACCAACAATTGATGGACACAAATATGCTTCTAAAGAACAAGGTAAGTGATCTTGAAGAACTGTTAAACTCAGCCTATGCAGAAAAGGAGGCCAGTGTTCAACAACTAGTTTCTCATATGAACACTATCACAGAACTGTCAGATCAGCATTCCAGAGCCTCTGAACTTCAATCAGCAACTGAAGCCCGCATATCAGAAACGGAGGCAAAGCTGCAGGAAGCCATTCAAAAGTTCACCAACAAAGAGTCTGAAGGTAAAGAGTTAATGGCTAAGCTACACTCTCTTGAAACTCTGGTGAAAACATATGAAGAGCAGGCTCATGAAACTGCTACTCTGGCTGAAAGTCAAAAAATGGAACTAGAGCAAAGCCGTAAGAATTTGACTGGGCTTGAAGGCATTGTTGAAGAGCTGAAAGGGAAGTGTACCGAActtaaaaaagagaaagaagaactAACTCAAGAGAACTCGCAGCTAAAGGGAGAAGTGGCCTCAGTTGGGTCTAAACTCAATGATTTAGAAGCCAAAGTGTCAGCTGTGTCTGCCGAGAAGAATGAAGCAGTTGAAGAGCTTAAATCCTCAAACCAGGTTATAGACAACTTAAAAGAACAGCTTAGTTCTGAAGGACAGAAGTTACAACTTCAG GAGGAAAATAACTTGCTCAATGAAACGCATCAAGCCTCTAAAAAGGAACTGCAAAGTGTCATAGCACATCTTGAAGAACAGTTGAAAGAAATCAAGTCAAGTGAAGATTCTCTGAAGAGTCAATTAGAAGTTTTCCAGGCTGAGATTCATCAGAAGTCTGAATTGCAAAGCCGCATCAAGGAGCTTGAAGATCACTTAGCTAGTGCTGAGGCTCAAGTGAAAAAAGAG AAAGAGGCTATGTCCAATAAGGGGATGGAGCAGCAGGTAACTTTGAAGAGTTTATCAGAGGAGCTGCAAGCCAAAAGCAATGAAGTACTAGTTCTACAAAACCAAGTCAAGGAACTTGAGGAGAAATTGCAGCAGGCTGATGCTATCAAGCAGAAG GATATTGGTGGCAGTAGTAGTGATCGAAAGGATGACGTAGAGGTGAAATCTAGGGACATAGACATTGGACAAATGCTCTCTACTCCAACGAAGACAAAGAGCAAGAAGAAGTCAGAAGTCTCTTCAACTCAACCATCCTCCAGTGAATCACAAGTTCAACACGTCGAAGGTCCTGCTGCCATTCCCCTGAAATTTATTTTGGGGGTTGCTCTAGTTTGTGTGATCTTGGGAATAATTCTTGGTGTGAGGGAATATTTTGCACATATGTAG